Proteins encoded together in one Citromicrobium bathyomarinum window:
- a CDS encoding DUF1285 domain-containing protein, which produces MPYEPPPHLASLTLSQIAEQVEAHKLPPVEGWAPQQEGDSNMRIAADGTWFHEGSPINRQGMVRAFSGLLIRDEAGAHFLVTPFEKLSIEVEDAPFIATDMVARDENGTPALAFRLNTDELVIAGPDHPIIARGDAETPALYIGVRRGLEARLNRSTYQQLAEHALANGEDWSVSSMGETFRLKP; this is translated from the coding sequence ATGCCCTACGAGCCCCCTCCCCATCTCGCCTCGCTGACCCTTTCGCAAATCGCGGAGCAAGTGGAGGCGCACAAGCTGCCGCCGGTCGAAGGCTGGGCGCCGCAGCAGGAGGGCGATTCGAACATGCGGATCGCCGCCGACGGCACCTGGTTTCACGAGGGCTCGCCGATCAACCGGCAGGGGATGGTCCGCGCCTTCTCCGGCCTGTTGATCCGCGACGAGGCGGGCGCGCATTTTCTCGTGACCCCGTTCGAGAAGCTCTCGATCGAGGTTGAGGATGCGCCGTTCATCGCGACCGACATGGTTGCGCGCGACGAAAACGGCACCCCGGCGCTGGCCTTCCGGCTCAATACGGACGAGCTGGTGATCGCGGGGCCGGATCATCCGATCATCGCGCGCGGCGATGCGGAGACGCCCGCGCTCTATATCGGCGTGCGGCGCGGACTGGAGGCACGGCTCAACCGCAGCACCTATCAGCAACTCGCCGAACATGCCCTGGCAAATGGCGAGGACTGGAGCGTTTCGAGCATGGGCGAGACGTTTCGCCTGAAGCCGTGA
- a CDS encoding CoA pyrophosphatase gives MELPDLLTDKQFAGRDPRPAAVLIPVTDRAEPGAILTQRPLDMRSHPGQVAFPGGKLDAGEDAVEAALREAHEELALDPSLVRVIGATDRYHTGTGFDVTPVLGVIPPDLPLVPNPGEVESWFEVPLSVLFDRSKYTENSTMWKGAERRYYEMHWEGYRIWGVTAAIIFNLSRRLDITESFGG, from the coding sequence ATCGAACTGCCGGATCTTCTGACAGACAAGCAGTTCGCCGGACGCGATCCGCGCCCCGCCGCGGTGCTGATTCCGGTCACCGATCGCGCAGAACCCGGCGCGATCCTGACCCAGCGCCCGCTCGACATGCGCAGCCACCCCGGCCAGGTCGCCTTTCCCGGCGGCAAGCTGGACGCGGGCGAGGATGCGGTCGAGGCCGCGCTGCGCGAGGCGCACGAGGAACTCGCGCTCGACCCGTCGCTGGTGCGCGTGATCGGCGCGACCGACCGCTACCACACGGGGACCGGGTTCGACGTGACGCCCGTGCTCGGCGTGATCCCGCCCGATCTGCCGCTGGTGCCCAATCCGGGCGAGGTGGAAAGCTGGTTCGAAGTGCCTCTGTCGGTGCTGTTCGACCGGTCCAAATACACCGAGAACAGCACAATGTGGAAAGGGGCGGAGCGCCGCTATTACGAGATGCACTGGGAAGGCTACCGGATCTGGGGCGTGACCGCGGCGATCATCTTCAACCTCTCACGCCGGCTGGATATCACGGAGAGCTTCGGTGGCTGA
- the parC gene encoding DNA topoisomerase IV subunit A has translation MASKDQGPAEPDSPAAIVDAPFETALSERYLVYALSTITARSLPDLRDGLKPVHRRLLWAMRQLRLSPDSAYKKSARVVGEVLGKYHPHGDTAVYDAMVRLAQPFALRYPLVEGQGNFGNIDGDNAAAARYTEARLTRTAISLMAGLDEGTVDFVPTYNNEEEEPVIFPGLFPNLLANGASGIAVGMATNIPSHNVDEVIEATLEVIENPAVEHARLMQIMQGPDLATGGLIVDSPETISAAYETGRGSFRIRARFHAAEAESAADRDAGIERLGGGQWQLIISEIPYQVPKGKLIEQIAQVIADKKVPILEDVRDESDEQIRIVLVPRSRNVDPELLKESLYRLTDLETRFGLNMNVLDATRTPMVMGLKELLQNWIASQIDILQRRTRHRLAKIADRLELLEGYIIAFLNLDRVIEIIRTEDEPKPVMMAEFGLTDRQTEAILNMRLRSLRKLEEMQLRQEKDDLLKEQDELQKLLESPVRQRTRLKRDLNALRKEYGKDTALGARRTTIDEAEPTVEFSMDAMIEKEPTTVILSARGWIRAAKGHADLSQEWKFKEGDELAFAFHAQTTDKLLIATDDGRFYTLGADKLPGARGFGEPVRTMVDIDNSAHIVFAWAHKPGERLLLASTLGKGFVIKSDDLLAETRKGRAVMTLKGDAKLARVAHIGEGHDHVAVVGDNRKLVVFNLEEMPEMSRGQGVQLQRYRDGGMADVTTFRLEEGLSWQMGGTGERTRTEMEMWQWKVARGGAGRMPPQGFPRDNRF, from the coding sequence ATGGCTTCCAAAGATCAGGGCCCCGCGGAGCCCGATTCCCCCGCTGCAATCGTCGACGCGCCGTTCGAGACCGCGCTGTCCGAGCGGTATCTTGTCTACGCGCTGTCCACGATTACCGCGCGCTCGTTGCCCGATCTGCGCGACGGGCTGAAGCCGGTCCACCGCCGGCTGCTGTGGGCGATGCGCCAACTGCGCCTCTCGCCCGACAGCGCTTACAAGAAGTCCGCCCGCGTGGTCGGCGAGGTGCTGGGCAAGTACCACCCGCATGGCGACACTGCGGTCTACGACGCGATGGTCCGTCTCGCGCAGCCCTTCGCGCTGCGCTATCCGCTGGTCGAAGGGCAGGGGAACTTCGGCAATATCGACGGCGATAACGCCGCCGCCGCCCGCTACACCGAAGCGCGGCTGACCAGGACCGCAATCAGCCTGATGGCGGGGCTGGACGAGGGCACGGTCGATTTCGTGCCCACGTACAACAACGAGGAAGAAGAGCCGGTCATCTTCCCCGGCCTGTTCCCGAACCTGCTCGCCAACGGGGCCAGCGGGATCGCGGTGGGCATGGCGACCAACATCCCGTCGCACAATGTCGACGAGGTGATCGAGGCGACGCTGGAAGTCATCGAGAACCCGGCGGTCGAGCATGCGCGGCTGATGCAGATCATGCAGGGGCCGGACCTCGCCACCGGCGGGCTGATCGTGGACAGCCCCGAAACCATCAGTGCGGCTTATGAGACCGGTCGCGGCTCCTTCCGCATCCGCGCGCGCTTCCATGCCGCCGAGGCCGAGAGCGCGGCAGACCGCGACGCGGGGATAGAGCGTCTGGGCGGCGGGCAATGGCAGCTCATCATCAGCGAAATCCCCTACCAGGTGCCCAAGGGCAAGCTGATCGAGCAGATCGCGCAGGTCATCGCGGACAAGAAGGTGCCGATCCTCGAGGACGTGCGCGACGAAAGCGACGAGCAGATCCGCATCGTGCTGGTCCCGCGCAGCCGCAATGTCGATCCCGAGCTGCTGAAAGAGTCGCTCTACCGCCTGACCGACCTGGAAACGCGCTTCGGCCTCAACATGAACGTGCTCGATGCGACGCGCACGCCGATGGTGATGGGCCTCAAGGAGCTATTGCAGAACTGGATCGCGAGCCAGATCGACATTCTCCAGCGCCGCACCCGCCACCGGCTGGCGAAGATCGCGGACCGGCTCGAACTGCTCGAGGGCTATATTATCGCCTTCCTCAACCTCGACCGGGTGATCGAGATCATCCGCACCGAGGATGAGCCCAAGCCGGTGATGATGGCGGAGTTCGGCCTGACCGACCGGCAGACCGAAGCGATCCTCAACATGCGGCTGCGCAGTTTGCGCAAGCTGGAGGAAATGCAGCTGCGGCAGGAGAAGGACGACCTGCTGAAGGAGCAGGACGAGCTTCAGAAGCTGCTCGAAAGCCCGGTGCGCCAGCGCACGCGGCTGAAGCGCGATCTCAATGCCCTGCGCAAGGAATACGGCAAGGATACCGCGCTGGGCGCGCGCCGCACCACGATCGACGAGGCGGAGCCGACGGTCGAATTCAGCATGGACGCGATGATCGAGAAGGAACCGACCACGGTAATCCTCTCCGCGCGCGGCTGGATCCGTGCGGCGAAGGGGCATGCAGACCTGTCGCAGGAATGGAAGTTCAAGGAAGGCGACGAACTCGCCTTCGCCTTCCATGCGCAGACCACCGACAAGCTGCTGATCGCGACCGACGACGGGCGCTTCTACACGCTGGGCGCGGACAAGCTGCCCGGCGCGCGCGGTTTCGGCGAGCCGGTGCGCACGATGGTCGACATCGACAATAGCGCGCACATCGTTTTCGCCTGGGCGCACAAGCCCGGTGAGCGGCTGCTGCTGGCGAGCACGCTGGGCAAGGGCTTCGTCATCAAGTCGGACGACCTGCTGGCCGAGACGCGCAAGGGCCGCGCGGTGATGACGCTGAAGGGCGACGCCAAGCTCGCCCGCGTGGCGCATATCGGCGAGGGGCACGATCACGTCGCCGTCGTGGGCGACAACCGCAAGCTGGTGGTGTTCAACCTGGAGGAAATGCCCGAGATGAGCCGCGGGCAGGGCGTCCAGCTGCAACGCTACCGCGATGGCGGGATGGCCGACGTCACCACCTTCCGGCTGGAGGAAGGCCTCAGCTGGCAGATGGGCGGGACGGGCGAACGCACCCGCACCGAAATGGAGATGTGGCAATGGAAGGTCGCGCGCGGCGGCGCAGGCCGCATGCCGCCGCAGGGCTTCCCGCGCGACAACCGATTTTAG
- a CDS encoding PQQ-dependent sugar dehydrogenase: protein MTKNKFLSAVLATSAGLAISSCGNAGTGENVAASASSSPEASQPSETVGPFAVRDLGRFDEPWAAAFIPGTPIMVITEKAGTLEGYDTETGERWEIAGAPTVDYGGQGGLGDVAFLDSESADTLGTRTIYLSWAEAGDGDTRGAVVGRGQLVCETRAECAVQDLNVIWRQTPKVSGRGHYSHRIAFSPDGKYLFVSSGERQKQDPAQDTSNTLGTVVRLNLDGTAAAGNPLADKGSPSDQIWSWGHRNLLGLQFDSAGRLWDLEHGPAGGDELNLVERGNNYGWPVRSNGDNYNGSPIPNHSADDGFTKPAIYWTPVIAPGDFLFYSGNMFADWQGDALIANLKEQNIVRVDMNGTTATEAERYDLGARLREIVEGPDGALYIFEDGENARLRKLTPVG from the coding sequence ATGACCAAGAACAAATTTCTGAGCGCCGTGCTTGCTACCAGTGCAGGCCTTGCCATCTCAAGCTGCGGCAATGCCGGCACGGGGGAGAACGTGGCGGCATCCGCCTCCTCCAGCCCCGAAGCCAGCCAGCCGAGCGAGACCGTCGGCCCCTTCGCGGTGCGCGATCTGGGCCGCTTCGACGAGCCATGGGCCGCCGCCTTCATCCCCGGCACGCCCATCATGGTGATCACCGAGAAGGCCGGGACGCTGGAAGGATATGATACCGAGACCGGCGAGCGGTGGGAAATCGCGGGCGCGCCGACGGTCGATTACGGCGGCCAGGGCGGGCTTGGCGATGTCGCCTTCCTCGACAGCGAGAGCGCAGATACGCTGGGCACCCGCACGATCTATCTCAGCTGGGCCGAGGCGGGCGATGGCGACACGCGCGGCGCGGTGGTCGGGCGCGGGCAGCTGGTGTGCGAAACGCGCGCCGAGTGCGCGGTGCAGGATCTCAATGTCATCTGGCGCCAGACCCCCAAGGTGAGCGGACGCGGCCACTACTCGCACCGCATCGCCTTCAGCCCCGATGGCAAATATCTGTTCGTCTCCAGCGGCGAACGCCAGAAACAGGACCCGGCGCAGGATACCTCCAACACGCTGGGCACGGTCGTGCGCCTCAACCTCGATGGCACGGCAGCGGCGGGCAATCCGCTGGCCGACAAGGGCTCGCCCAGCGACCAGATCTGGAGCTGGGGCCACCGCAACCTGCTCGGCCTGCAATTCGACAGCGCCGGGCGTTTGTGGGATCTGGAACACGGCCCCGCGGGCGGCGACGAGCTCAATCTGGTGGAGCGCGGCAACAATTACGGCTGGCCCGTGCGCTCCAACGGCGACAACTACAACGGCTCGCCGATCCCCAACCACAGCGCGGACGACGGCTTCACCAAGCCTGCGATCTACTGGACCCCGGTGATCGCGCCGGGCGACTTCCTGTTCTATTCGGGGAACATGTTCGCCGACTGGCAGGGCGACGCGCTGATCGCGAACCTGAAGGAACAGAACATCGTGCGGGTCGACATGAACGGCACCACGGCGACCGAAGCGGAGCGCTACGATCTGGGCGCACGCCTGCGGGAGATCGTGGAGGGGCCCGATGGCGCGCTCTACATCTTCGAGGATGGCGAGAACGCGCGCCTGCGCAAGCTGACGCCTGTGGGGTAA
- a CDS encoding N-acetyltransferase: MPMIVPIDAVPAALHEELLDAVFGDDRTTRTAYRIREGLQHLEGLSFAALDDEEFLAGTIELWPVSLTDPDGRQYPLLMVGPVAVAPSRQNEGYGRALMAAALGAIEGPATPENPALPQVLIGDPEYYDKWDFTAGPTAGWDTPGPVERHRLLVRCANPAVLPPRGMLGPWRNESAQNGV; the protein is encoded by the coding sequence ATGCCCATGATCGTACCCATCGACGCGGTTCCGGCCGCCCTGCACGAAGAACTGCTCGACGCGGTGTTCGGCGACGACCGGACCACGCGCACCGCCTATCGCATCCGCGAGGGGTTGCAGCATCTGGAAGGGCTCAGTTTCGCCGCGCTCGACGACGAGGAGTTTCTCGCCGGGACGATCGAGCTGTGGCCGGTCTCGCTGACCGATCCCGACGGGCGGCAATATCCGCTGCTGATGGTCGGCCCGGTGGCGGTCGCGCCCAGCCGCCAGAACGAAGGCTATGGCCGCGCGCTGATGGCCGCCGCGCTGGGCGCGATCGAAGGCCCCGCCACGCCCGAAAATCCGGCGCTGCCGCAGGTGCTGATCGGCGACCCGGAATATTACGACAAGTGGGATTTCACCGCCGGGCCGACCGCCGGATGGGACACCCCCGGCCCGGTCGAACGCCACCGCCTGCTCGTGCGCTGCGCCAATCCGGCCGTGCTGCCCCCGCGCGGAATGCTGGGGCCATGGCGGAACGAGAGCGCGCAGAACGGCGTATAG
- a CDS encoding HEPN domain-containing protein yields MPQSQKRTELQKLSEAKLANAELLLRNSRFGDAFYLSGYAIELGLKAVIAKQMTAQSIPDKTFINAIYTHDLKKLVSLAGLMQDLQAEQKRSPAFATYWGIAGEWSESSRYFATDRGTAQLMVQSISDPNSGILRWIRQHW; encoded by the coding sequence ATGCCACAGAGCCAAAAGCGTACCGAACTGCAAAAGCTCTCGGAAGCAAAGCTCGCGAACGCTGAGCTTTTGCTACGAAACAGTCGTTTTGGCGATGCGTTCTACCTGTCTGGGTACGCCATAGAATTAGGATTAAAGGCTGTTATTGCGAAGCAAATGACAGCCCAATCCATACCCGACAAGACCTTCATAAACGCAATCTATACACACGATTTGAAGAAATTGGTCAGTCTCGCCGGCCTAATGCAAGATTTGCAGGCTGAACAGAAACGAAGCCCCGCGTTCGCCACCTATTGGGGTATAGCGGGCGAGTGGAGCGAGTCTTCGCGGTATTTCGCGACTGACCGCGGTACAGCCCAGCTCATGGTTCAATCCATTAGCGATCCAAATTCAGGAATATTGAGATGGATACGTCAGCACTGGTGA
- a CDS encoding type 1 glutamine amidotransferase domain-containing protein — protein sequence MAKRVMILATDGFEQSELFDPKKNLEDAGIETEVVSLESGEIKAWDKDNWGKTITVDKTVDEVANCEGYDALLLPGGQINPDLLRVNDRAVAIVREFNAAGKPIAAICHAPWLLIEAGLVEGKTLTSYHSIRTDMKNAGANVVDQEVAEDGNLITSRNPDDIPAFSDRLISRVLEKVPENA from the coding sequence ATGGCCAAACGCGTTATGATTCTCGCCACCGACGGTTTCGAGCAGTCGGAACTCTTCGACCCCAAGAAGAACCTCGAAGACGCAGGCATCGAGACCGAAGTGGTCAGCCTGGAATCGGGTGAAATCAAGGCTTGGGACAAGGACAACTGGGGCAAGACGATCACAGTCGACAAGACCGTGGACGAAGTCGCCAATTGCGAAGGCTACGACGCCCTCCTCCTCCCCGGCGGCCAGATCAACCCCGACCTGCTGCGCGTGAACGACCGCGCGGTTGCCATCGTCCGCGAATTCAACGCCGCGGGCAAGCCGATCGCCGCGATCTGCCACGCGCCGTGGCTACTGATCGAAGCAGGCCTGGTCGAAGGCAAGACGCTTACCAGCTATCACTCGATCCGCACCGACATGAAGAATGCGGGCGCGAACGTGGTCGATCAGGAAGTCGCGGAAGACGGCAACCTCATCACCAGCCGCAATCCGGACGACATCCCCGCCTTCTCGGACCGCCTGATCAGCCGCGTGCTGGAGAAGGTGCCCGAAAACGCCTAA
- a CDS encoding ribonuclease HII, translating to MFAENPLPDFVASCPPGALVVGVDEAGRGPLAGPVVASAVALCKPRPAGLDDSKKLGALKRSALDEQVRRRCAWGVAVVEPEEIDRLNIFGATMLAMTLAVTRVAQAMGRAPDMVLVDGNLTPSGRCEGWCWPARAIVGGDAKEPAISAASIVAKEWRDRLMIAAAREYPHYGWERNKGYGTAEHLSALREHGPCALHRRSFAPVAQQEMFA from the coding sequence ATGTTCGCAGAAAACCCTCTTCCCGATTTTGTGGCGTCATGCCCGCCCGGTGCGCTCGTCGTCGGGGTGGACGAGGCTGGGCGAGGTCCGCTCGCAGGCCCGGTGGTGGCCTCTGCGGTGGCGCTGTGCAAGCCGCGCCCGGCAGGGCTCGACGATTCCAAAAAGCTTGGGGCCCTCAAGCGTTCCGCGCTGGACGAGCAGGTCAGGCGGCGCTGCGCTTGGGGTGTGGCGGTAGTCGAGCCGGAAGAGATCGACCGGCTCAACATCTTCGGCGCGACCATGCTGGCGATGACGCTGGCGGTGACGCGGGTGGCGCAGGCGATGGGCCGCGCGCCCGACATGGTGCTGGTCGACGGCAACCTCACCCCCTCGGGCAGGTGCGAAGGCTGGTGCTGGCCCGCGCGTGCGATCGTGGGCGGGGATGCGAAGGAGCCTGCGATTTCCGCCGCCAGCATCGTCGCCAAGGAATGGCGCGACCGCCTGATGATCGCCGCCGCGCGCGAGTATCCGCATTACGGGTGGGAGCGGAACAAGGGATACGGGACCGCAGAGCATCTCAGTGCATTGAGGGAGCATGGACCATGCGCGCTGCACCGCCGCAGCTTCGCACCGGTCGCCCAGCAGGAGATGTTTGCATGA
- a CDS encoding preprotein translocase subunit YajC, with protein sequence MKFKTAFAAAALTLATAANAQVGPEVGATVYGPEGNTVGTIEAMQDGVVVVNTGTYTAPVPANAFGEGPEGPIVSVTKDQLNAMMAEQEKQMAAARDAALIENATVLTADGVEIGTVTSIDGDNAIVTLEDGPVSLMRDQFATNETGALIVLATKDQLMAALNGGSVEGGEAMEADAE encoded by the coding sequence ATGAAGTTCAAGACCGCATTCGCAGCCGCCGCGCTCACGCTGGCCACCGCCGCCAACGCCCAGGTGGGCCCCGAAGTCGGGGCGACCGTCTATGGCCCCGAAGGCAACACGGTCGGCACCATCGAAGCGATGCAGGATGGCGTCGTGGTCGTGAACACCGGCACCTACACCGCTCCCGTCCCCGCCAACGCGTTCGGCGAAGGCCCCGAAGGCCCGATCGTGTCGGTCACCAAGGACCAGCTCAACGCGATGATGGCCGAGCAGGAAAAGCAGATGGCCGCCGCGCGTGACGCCGCGCTGATCGAAAACGCGACCGTCCTGACCGCCGATGGCGTCGAAATCGGCACCGTCACCTCGATCGACGGTGACAACGCCATCGTCACCTTGGAAGACGGCCCGGTCAGCCTGATGCGCGACCAGTTCGCGACCAACGAAACCGGCGCGCTGATCGTGCTGGCGACCAAGGATCAGCTGATGGCCGCGCTCAACGGCGGGAGCGTCGAAGGCGGCGAGGCGATGGAAGCCGACGCCGAGTAA
- a CDS encoding CCA tRNA nucleotidyltransferase — protein MAEHMPQAQWTQRADLAALVEAIGPGNIRWVGGAVRDTLLGAPVKDIDAATPLRPEQVVEACKAAGIRTVPTGIDHGTITVLTDGGPVEVTTLREDVSTDGRRATVAFASDWREDAARRDFTINALYADPATLELFDYFGGLQDLEARRVRFIGDARQRIREDHLRILRYYRFQARFGAALDGEAEEACAELAPMLKGLSRERVAMELTAILALPDPAPTIARMHEHGVLPVILPEAGAEQIAALQRLVATEAACDTAPDPIVRLSALLPADGSTAETVAARLRLSRKHRDLLVCLAAREASDAEAPKALAYTQGSACAAGRLLLGGSDPRVIAGWDIPQLPLKGGEIVARGLSGAEVSKTLRAVEARWVAEDFPDRARVLTLLDEVLQSRTSS, from the coding sequence GTGGCTGAGCACATGCCACAGGCACAATGGACGCAGCGGGCCGATCTGGCCGCGCTGGTCGAGGCGATCGGACCCGGCAATATCCGCTGGGTCGGCGGCGCAGTGCGCGACACGCTGCTGGGCGCGCCGGTCAAGGACATCGACGCTGCAACTCCGCTGCGCCCCGAACAGGTGGTGGAAGCCTGCAAGGCGGCGGGCATCCGCACCGTGCCCACGGGAATCGATCACGGCACGATCACCGTGCTGACCGATGGCGGCCCGGTCGAGGTGACGACTTTGCGCGAGGACGTCTCCACCGATGGCCGCCGCGCGACGGTGGCCTTCGCGAGCGACTGGCGCGAGGATGCGGCGCGGCGCGACTTCACGATCAACGCGCTCTATGCCGATCCGGCGACGCTGGAACTGTTCGATTATTTCGGCGGGCTGCAAGATCTGGAGGCGCGGCGGGTGCGCTTCATAGGCGATGCGCGCCAGCGGATCCGCGAGGATCACCTGCGGATATTGCGCTATTACCGCTTCCAGGCGCGCTTCGGCGCGGCGCTGGACGGGGAGGCGGAGGAAGCCTGCGCCGAACTCGCCCCGATGCTCAAGGGCCTCAGCCGTGAACGCGTGGCGATGGAGCTGACCGCGATCCTCGCCCTGCCCGATCCCGCGCCGACGATCGCCCGGATGCACGAGCACGGCGTGTTGCCGGTAATCCTGCCCGAAGCGGGTGCAGAACAGATCGCCGCGCTCCAACGGCTGGTCGCGACCGAAGCCGCCTGCGACACCGCGCCCGACCCGATCGTGCGGCTATCCGCGCTGTTGCCGGCAGACGGAAGCACTGCCGAAACGGTCGCCGCGCGGCTGCGCCTGTCGCGCAAGCACCGCGATCTGCTGGTGTGCCTCGCGGCGCGCGAGGCGAGTGATGCGGAGGCCCCCAAGGCGCTCGCCTATACCCAAGGCAGCGCCTGCGCGGCGGGCCGTCTGCTGCTTGGCGGCAGCGATCCGCGCGTGATCGCCGGGTGGGACATTCCACAGCTGCCGCTCAAGGGCGGCGAGATCGTGGCGCGCGGGCTCAGCGGAGCGGAGGTGTCCAAAACCCTGCGCGCGGTCGAGGCACGCTGGGTCGCTGAAGATTTTCCCGACCGTGCCCGGGTACTCACCCTGCTGGACGAGGTTTTGCAAAGCCGAACAAGCTCTTAA
- a CDS encoding oxidoreductase — MSGFTFDDIPDQTGRTALVTGANTGIGFHIAEVLAKNGAKVLLGCRNRDRAESARQDLLQLAPGAQIEIVELDLADMASVRAAAEGIESLDLLVNNAGIMWVPHAIGTGGAEMHFAVNHLGHFALTSLLLPALAKGTNPRVVVQSSIAHRPASIDFKNLSGERDYALQKFYGQSKLANLMFALELDRRLRAAGSPIASIACHPGVAKTELTRQVGWAKLVMPIAAPLLNTAKQGALPALQAATDPDAQGGDYYGPYGFMEARGATSGRAVATATARDPLLAARLWEISKDMTGVDPHLQPAT; from the coding sequence ATGAGCGGTTTCACCTTCGACGATATTCCGGACCAGACCGGGCGCACCGCGCTGGTCACCGGCGCGAATACGGGCATCGGGTTCCATATCGCGGAGGTGCTGGCGAAGAACGGCGCGAAGGTGCTGCTGGGCTGCCGCAACCGCGACAGGGCAGAGAGTGCGCGGCAGGACCTGCTGCAGCTGGCACCGGGTGCCCAGATCGAGATCGTCGAGCTCGATCTGGCTGACATGGCATCGGTCCGCGCCGCGGCGGAAGGCATCGAAAGCCTTGACCTGCTGGTCAATAATGCCGGGATCATGTGGGTGCCCCATGCGATTGGCACCGGTGGTGCGGAGATGCACTTCGCGGTCAACCATCTGGGCCATTTCGCGCTCACCAGCCTGCTGCTGCCCGCGCTCGCCAAGGGCACAAACCCGCGCGTGGTGGTGCAGTCGAGCATCGCGCACCGCCCGGCCTCGATCGATTTCAAGAACCTCTCGGGCGAGCGCGACTATGCGCTCCAGAAATTCTACGGCCAGAGCAAGCTCGCCAACCTGATGTTCGCGCTGGAGCTGGACCGGCGGCTGCGCGCGGCGGGATCGCCGATCGCGAGCATCGCGTGCCATCCCGGCGTCGCGAAGACCGAGCTGACCCGGCAGGTCGGCTGGGCGAAACTGGTGATGCCGATCGCCGCGCCGCTACTCAATACCGCCAAGCAGGGCGCGCTGCCCGCGTTGCAGGCGGCGACCGACCCGGATGCGCAGGGCGGCGATTATTACGGCCCCTATGGCTTCATGGAGGCGAGGGGTGCGACATCGGGCAGGGCGGTCGCCACAGCCACCGCACGCGACCCGCTGCTCGCCGCGCGGCTGTGGGAAATCTCCAAGGACATGACCGGGGTCGATCCGCACCTGCAGCCCGCGACCTGA
- a CDS encoding DUF4349 domain-containing protein, with product MAFRSSLLLVSAAALALAACSDNSASETTEAVTTMDVAEADAMEAPMAESSAGEAISTPDIPAAAPKIAYVYSYGFRVERDAIAPLQERHADMCAHLGPLTCQVRSMSQSGADDDYGYGELELSVAADKARDFGRKLASAVEAEGGEQVSSTIEGEDLSKQIVDTEARLRSRDVLRDRLMEVLRTRKGSVQELVEAERGVAQVNEEIDQARSWLQEMRGRVAYSRITVTYQSEGAGPGGFVEPIRRAVSSIGPVAGNVIGGLILLLTIFLPLGLIGYGLWRLFRWLRRREDSAASTD from the coding sequence ATGGCTTTTCGTTCTTCGCTGCTTCTCGTGTCCGCCGCCGCCCTCGCGCTGGCCGCGTGTTCCGACAATTCCGCCTCCGAGACGACCGAAGCCGTCACCACGATGGATGTCGCCGAAGCGGACGCGATGGAGGCACCGATGGCGGAAAGCTCAGCGGGCGAGGCGATCTCCACCCCGGACATCCCCGCTGCTGCGCCCAAGATCGCCTATGTCTATTCCTACGGCTTCCGGGTGGAGCGAGACGCAATCGCGCCCCTGCAGGAACGCCATGCCGACATGTGCGCCCATCTCGGCCCGCTGACCTGTCAGGTCCGCTCAATGAGCCAGAGCGGGGCCGACGATGACTACGGCTATGGCGAGCTGGAGCTTTCGGTCGCGGCGGACAAGGCGCGCGATTTCGGGCGCAAGCTGGCCAGCGCCGTCGAGGCCGAAGGCGGCGAGCAGGTCTCCTCCACCATCGAGGGAGAGGATCTGTCGAAACAGATCGTCGATACAGAAGCGCGCCTGCGTAGCCGCGACGTGCTGCGCGACCGGCTGATGGAGGTGCTGCGCACCCGCAAGGGCAGCGTGCAGGAACTGGTCGAGGCCGAACGCGGCGTCGCGCAGGTCAACGAAGAGATCGACCAGGCGCGCAGCTGGCTGCAGGAAATGCGCGGCCGCGTCGCCTATTCACGGATCACCGTGACCTACCAGAGCGAGGGCGCAGGTCCCGGCGGCTTTGTCGAACCGATCCGCAGGGCGGTAAGCTCGATCGGGCCGGTCGCGGGCAATGTGATCGGCGGGCTGATTCTGCTGCTGACGATTTTTCTGCCGCTCGGCCTGATCGGTTACGGCCTGTGGCGCCTGTTCCGCTGGCTGCGGCGGCGCGAGGACAGCGCCGCCAGCACGGACTAG